GATCTCTATTGATGGCTCTAATACAACACTTTTAAACCATGCATAAACATCTCCAAATGCCGATTGCCCAGCTTCAAGACCAATCATATCAGGAATTACAGAACCATCGACCTGACCACATATTCCTTTAATGACCTTATCTCCGAAATCCTCTTTAGGTGCAAGAACAATATCACATGTACTTGTTCCTATAACTTTTACCATATCAAAAGCATTAATTCCTCCACCAACGGCTCCAAAGTGACAATCAAATGCAGATCCACCAATTACAACATCTGTAGAAAGACCTAGTGTTTCTGCCCACTCTTTTGTTAAAGTCCCTACAGGTTGTTCTGCTGTTACGGTGTCACCTCCCATTCTTCCCCTTAAACCAGTTAATAGTGGATCAAGGTCTCTAAAAAACTCCTCCGAAGGTAGACCTTCAAACTCTTTGTTCCACATACCTTTATGACCTGCTGCACATCTAAACCTCTTCATTGTTAATGGTTCTGTATTCCCTGTAAGAAGTGCAGGTATCCAATCCGTATGTTCAACCCATGAGTAAGCAGCGTCCCTAACCTTCTTATCAACTCTTAATGTTCTTAGAATTTTTGCCCATAACCACTCTGAAGAGTAGATCCCACCAACGTACTTTGTATAATCTGGAACTTTACCACTATGAGCCAATGCATTAATCTCTTCTGCTTCTTTTATAGCAGTATGATCCTTCCATAAAATAAACATAGCATTAGGGTTCTCCTCGAACTCTGGTAATAGAGCTAGAGGAGTACCGTTTTGGTCTAAAGCACATGGAGTAGAACCAGTGGTATCCAGAGCAATTGCTTTTACATTATTTGCAACATCATCTCCAGCCTTTTCTATTACTTCTCTGATTGTTGCTATTAGACCTTCTATATAATCCTTTGGATGCTGTCTAAACTGACTCTCGGAAGGAACACAGTATAACTGCTTCTGCCATCTTGAATAATTAAAAACAGATTCAGATAGCTGCTTTCCATCTTTAGTATCCACTAGAATAGCACGAACAGAGTCACTACCGTAGTCTAGACCTATTACATACGAATTATCCATATAAACTCCTATTGTTAATATGCGTTAACGATAACGCATATTAATCCTAAAAATTGCATATGTCAAATATAGATGTGTTAAAATTTTTAAAATGTATATAAATTTTCTTTTGTAATGATATTCATAGGAATAATTATATTAGAATTAACCTCTTTTTTTAGTATTAATGTATCATAGAGGGTTCTAACACCTAAACGTCCCTGCTCTTTAGGTTCCTGTGTAATTATAAAATCTATTGTACCATCTTCTATATAATGAATATTCTGTGGGATTATATCATATCCAATAAGAGGAATACTGGAATCAATTAATGGTGCTATGGTGTAAACAAGGGAGTTTACCACAAAAATACCATCAAACTTAGTTATATTTTTTTTAAGGAAGTTTTTTACCTCATCTCTATCTACTAACATTTTAAAAGTAGTAATATTGATTCTTGGCTTATATATTTTTATTGATTCAATAAATCCTGCTATTCTTTCATCTAGATGACTACTCCCACTATAAGGATGTATAATAAGGATGTTAGCACTACTATTACTACCCACTAATAACGCCATTAGTTTAGCGGATAACATACCACTTTTCCTGGAGTCCTGTCCAATATATGTTAGCTTGTTTTTAATTTCTGGTATATCTGAGTCGATAAACAGATATGGTTTTTTACAATCGGTTAGATATTCTTTAATCTGGGACTGTCTTACAGGAGTAATAAGAAGTCCTATAGAGTCATCATTAATAGCTTTATCAAAAGCTTCTTTACAAGATTCACTAGAAAATCTATCAAAGTGATATATATTCACGGATGTACCAAGACTCTTTAATTCATCCCTAGACTCTTTAATCCCTTGGATTACAAGAGACCAGTAACCATCATCCTGGTTCTCTTCAGGGATAATTACAGAAAATGAGTGCTTGGATGATTTTTTAAGTCCTCTAGCATGCATGTTAGGGAATATCCCATCTCCGATACCAAGATTTGGACCTTCTTAGCAGTTTCTGCTGAGAATCGTCCCCTATTATGTAAAATTCTGTCAACAGTACCTACTGAAACTCCTGCAGCATCTGCTATCTCTTTAATAGTAGCCATAAATTATCCCACTTATATAATTTAGTTATGATAACACAAATATAGGATTCAGTAAGATAAAAAGGATTATTTATAGTCTTAATACTATTTTATTTGTTTATTATTTATATTGTGTAGAAAAGATAAGGACCTCTACCCCATTTTTATGGGGTATAACATGACTCTCAAGGGAGGCTGATTCAAGCCACTTTAGGTTTGTACTATCTGTTAAAATCTTAGGTGTAGCATAAAATATATTATCCCCTTCTTTAACAATACCATTATTCTCTATAAATATTTTACAATTTTGATCCATAAAATCCTTACCAGAAAGAATATACCTTGCGGACAAAGAGAGCATTTTATCACTTATCTGTTTTTGGGTATCCACAGCTCCTGGTAAAATAGAGCCATTAAAAAACTCACCACTTGCAGTTCCATCAAAGGATATCATTACAACTTGGGAGTTATTACTTTCAACTTTCTCTATATTAGTGATATTGACATCTATCTTAATAACTTCTTGCCAATTTGCATTATCCATATATTCCATTAATATATAGATTTAACAAAGAAATATAAACCATTAGACCAGACATTAAAATCATGTCCCCAGGGATCTCTTTAAATGTATGTTTTACACCATTATTCTCAAAGGCCATATGATACTTAAAAGGTTCATCTCTTACAACAGGATCAGCATCCCCGTGAATTATTATAATTAATGTATCTTTAAACTCATCCTTTAAAACAAAACCTTCCTGGTTTAAAAGACCATTTTCTGTAACATTATTATTAGAATATTCTAGTAAACCGAATGCAGGGCTAAATGCACCTATGTAACCAAATATACTCTGTAGGGTAATACCAATATATATAGACTCCCGGCCACCCATACTAAGTCCAGCTATAGCTGTGTTTTCTCTACCTTCTAAAATATTATAGTTAGTTTTTATATATGGTATTAGATCTTTTTGTAGATCATTTATAAAGTTATCAAATGCATCAAAATGTCCTTTGGTAAAAATATCAGAAGGATTACCTGAATCATTTTTTCTTGCTCGAACATTTGGAATTACAGTAATCATTGGTTTAACATCACCACTATTAATTATATTTCCAATAACCTCTACAGGTTTACCACCAAGCCATTCATTTTCATCCCCACCGATCCCATGAAGAAGATAAAGTACAGGGTATTTTGTATTAGGATCATAATTAGGAGGTAATATTACGTTTGCTTCTCTAACATTACCAACAACAGTAGAGTTATATTTTATTTTAATTAACTCTCCATAAGTAACATTACTATTTCTAGATTTAAAGTTTGTAGGTATACTATTCATATCCAATAATTCCTCTTATTTTAATAGCATAATTATTAAAATACATATTTCTTGACAGCTATAATTATGTCTTATACTATCAAAATATCATAATATAAACCTGTTTAAAAGATAATATTCCATCACAATATTGTCTTATCTAAACATTATTAAAGGGATTTAAAAGTGTTGATTCATCAATTAGAATATTTTGAGAATATTAAATTTAATAACTCTGATTTCCCATTTATACTTTTTACATCATTTGGATTAACTACTCATCCCCACTGGCATATAAACTCTGAATTAATGTATGTTGAAAAAGGAGAACTTACACTTTATATAAATGGTGAACCTAAAAAATGTTCAAAAGGTGATATCTTTTATCTACCACAAAATTATTTACATAGTGTTGTAACAAATTGTAGCTGTAAATATTATGTTCTTGTACTAGGTAAAGATCTATTATTAAGTGAAAAGGATGATCCAATACTAACACCAATTAAGTCTATAATCTCTGGAGAAATAAAGACAAAACCTATTCAAATACAACCCGGAAACAGACAACACACACTGTTGTTACCAATAATAGAGAGTATAATTACTGAGGACACAACAGCAAAATCTTTTTACAAAATTATGATAAAAACTTATGTAATACAGCTTTTCTCTCTACTATTACGTTATAATTCAGACATACAGGATAGTAATTTACAACCTATTAGTTCCAGGCTTCTAGATATAAAAAGAACATTAGATTACGTAACAAATAACTATATGAATAAAATTACTATAGAGAGTATTAGTAAAAACTTTGGACTAAGTGAACAACACTTCTCCCGTCTATTTAAACAATTTACTGGTAAAACATTTATAGAACACTTAACCCATTACCGTCTTGAGCAAGGAAAAAACCTTCTATTAAATACTGATCTACCTGTTTCAAGAATCCCGGAATTAACCGGATTTTGTAACCCCTGTTACTTTTCCAGGGTTTATAAAAACCATTATGGCATTTCCCCAACAGAAACCAGAAAAAAGTTAATGAAACAACAATCAATTAATATTTAACAAAATTTAGCAATATTTACTAAGACATAAAATTTTTCTTATTTTATCATTACCCCTATGATGAATAATTTAAAACAAGGATTAAACCCCTATCTTCCATCCTGGGAATATATACCAGATGGTGAACCATATCTGTTTGAAGATAGAATTTATGTGTATGGATCCCATGATCGTTTTAACGGACATGGGTATTGTCTAAATGATTATGTATGCTGGTCAGCACCTGTAAACGAACCACAAAATTGGAGATACGAAGGTATAATATATAAAAAAACTGATGATCCGGCAAACCCAGATGCATCAATGTGTCTGTATGCTCCAGATGTTACAGTTGGACCAGATGGTAAATATTATCTATTTTATGTTTTAGATAAACTACCAATTGTTTCTGTTGCAGTTTGTGATAAACCAGCAGGTAAATACAAGTTTCACGGTTATGTACACTACTTAGATGGAACAAAACTTGGAGAAAAAGATGGTGATGAACCACAATTTGATCCTGGTGTTTTAACTGAAGGGAATACAACATACCTATATACCGGCTTCTGCTCAAGGGCAGATAAATCAAGAAGTGGTGCTATGGGAATGGCTCTGGATTCAGATATGTTAACTATAATTGAAGAACCTAAAATAGTTGTTCCTAGCCAACCATATAGCGAAGGCTCAGGGTTTGAAGGGCATGAATACTTTGAAGCAGCATCTATCAGAAAAATAGGTGATACTTACTATTTTGTATACTCCTCAATAGTAATGCATGAACTCTGTTATGCTACAAGTAAAAACCCCCTTAAAGGTTTTGAATATCAGGGAGTTATTGTAAGTAATAATGACCTACATATTGATACATATAAAAAAGCAGAAACTCCAGCATATTACGGAGGAAACAACCATGGTAGTATAGTGGAAATGAACAACAGTTGGTATGTCTTTTACCATAGACACACAAATGGTAGTAACTTCTGTAGACAAGGTTGTATCGAAAAAATCGAAGTAGATAAAAATGGTAAAATAGCACAAGTGGAGATGACTTCTTGTGGTATTAATGGTGGACCTTTAGTAGGTAAAGGTGAATATCCAACATATATTGCTTGTAATTTATTCTGCGATAAAGAAGCTATATATGCTCCTTTTAACGCTTATATGGATAATAGATACCCAATAATTACTCAAGATGGTAAAGATGGGGATGAAGAGATAGGTTATATTGGTAACATGATGAAATCAGCAACAGCTGGTTTTAAATATTTTAACTATAAAGATGTTAAAAAAATAACACTTAAGGTTAGAGGTTATTGTCAAGGTAATTTTGAGATTAGAACTGAAATTAATGGACCTGTTCTTGCTACTATTAATGTGGATTTTACAAATGTTTGGAAAGAGTATACAACAGATATAAATATACCAAATGGAGTACATCCTCTATATATTACTTATGCAGGAGATGGTATTGCAAACCTTGCTTCATTCATTCTGGAATAGCAATATAAATGTATAAAAAAGCAATAATTGGAAAGTAAAACAGAGGTAAACTCATTATTATTTAACCTGAATTAATCAATAAATTGGGGTAATAATAATGAGTGGACCAAAAGCACCTAAAGATCCAGAAAAGTTACGTCCTTATTTTTATATTATGAGGGACAAAGAGATTTTTGGTTCTAAACAAAAAAATGGAAGCGGAATTCAATTTATATATGAGAACGATGGCAGACTGATAAATAGTGCTAAAATAGTTGGAAATATAGAAAATAACGATATATTAGAAAAATTTAAAACAGTAGATGGTTTTAGAGACGTTGTTCACAGTATAGGAATATCTATTGAACAAAATAACAGTGAAGAACATATTGAATTTATTTTTCAAATGTACGGTAAAAAAGATATTTATGGTGGTGGAACTATTTTAAGTACTATTTGTAGAACTAATGGAGCAGAGTCAAGAATCGTATTATCTGATATAAAATGGATGGAAGATGATTTTGAGCCTGGGCAGATAAAATTTATATTTAAAAAACATGAAAATATTGCTAAAGCAACAGTAAGACTATTCCTAAATGATGGGTACACCGCACCTAAAGTTCAAGAAGAGAACGATATTGATTTTGAATCTAAAAATTACAAAAAAATGATAGAAAGATCACTAGTTTCAATGGGTAATCCATCAAGATTAATTGATGTTATAAATAGAGCTAAAGCGGGTGAAGATGTTACAGTTTCTTATATCGGAGGTTCTATTACACAGGGAGCTGGAGCTATTCCTATTAACAGTTCCTGTTACCCTTATCAGTCCTATTTGGGTTTTAAAACTAGGTTTGGAAAAAATGATAATGTTAAATATATTAAAGCAGGAGTTGGTGGTACACCTTCTGAGTTAGGAATGATAAGATTCGATAGGGATGTTATACGGGATAAACAATTTCCAGATATTGTTGTAGTTGAGTTTGCAGTGAATGATTACGGAGATGAAACAAAAGGTGATTGTTATGAGAGTCTTGTTCGTAAGATTTTAATGTTACCCAATAATCCTGCTGTGATTTTACTATTTTCAGTTTTTGCAAATGATGAAAATCTACAAACACGTTTAGCTCCAGTTGGTGAGCTTTATAACCTACCAATGGTAAGTATTTTAGACGCAGTAACACCTCAGTTTAAGTTAACTGAAAAAGACGGTAGAGTTTTAAACAAAAATCAATTCTTTTATGATATTTATCACCCACAGAATATAGGGCATAAAATAATGTCTGATTGTATTATAAACCTATTTGATAAAATTAATAATTTAAATGAATCAAATAAAACTAAAACAGCAGATAATACATTAGAATTATTAAAACAGGATCCTGCTATAGGAAAAACCTTTGAGAATGTAAAACTTCTTGATCGAAAAAACAGTTATATTAAATCTAATATTACCTATGGTGGATTTTCAGGTACAGATAAAGTTTTACAATCTGTTGAGATGGATGATAAATTAGAACCTGTTCCTCAATTTCCTTATAACTGGATGTATGAAGGTGATAAAAACAAGTCATCATTTAAAATGACAATCAGTTGTAAAGCTCTTTTATTAGTATTTAAAGACTCTGGAGAGACAGATGTTGCTAAAGCTAAAGTTTTTGTTAACGATAACTATATACTTACAGCAGATCCCCATGAGAACGGATGGGTTCACTGTAACCCAATAATAATAATAAATGAAAAAACAAGTAAAGAATATAATGTCGAAATATGTATTGTAGATGGTGATGAAGATAAAAAGTTTACAATACTTGGTTTTGGTTATGTTGAATAAAATAAATAAAACTAGGAGTTAAGCAGTGGTATCAGTAAAAAATCCCATATTAAGAGGATTCTATCCCGATCCTTCAATTTGTAGAGTAGGAAAAGATTTTTATTTAGTAAATTCAAGTTTCGTATATTTCCCAGGAGTTCCTATATTCCATAGTAGGGATCTTGCTCACTGGGAGCAGATAGGAAATATTTTAGATAGGGAAGAACAGTGTCCCTTTGAAGGAAGCGAAATCTCCAAAGGTATTTTTGCACCAACAATAAGATACCATAATGGTCTGTTTTACATGATTACTACAAATGTAAGTTTTGGTGGAAACTTTATTGTAACAGCAGAAAAACCAGAAGGTCCATGGTCAGACCCATATTATCTTGGAGCTGAAGCCCAGGGAATTGATCCTAGCCTATTTTTTGATGATGATGGGAAATGTTATTATGTAGGAACAAGACCAAACCCAGAAGGAGTCCGGTATAATGGTGACTGGGAAATATGGATTCAGGAACTAGATATAGCAAATATGAAACTAGTAGGTAAAAGTATGGCTATATGGAAAGGTGCAGTAAAAGATGTAATCTGGCCTGAAGGACCACATATCTATAAAATTAATGGGTACTATTATCTTCTTCATGCTGAAGGTGGAACAGGTCCTGAACATGCAATAAGTATAGCAAGAAGTAAAGAGCTCTTTAAATGGTTTGAAGGAAGTCCAAGAAACCCAATATTTAGTCACAGAAACCTTGGTGTTGATTATCCTGTTATTTATGTTGGACATGGTGATTTTGTTGAAGATGGAGAAGGTAACTGGTATATTGTTATGTTAGCATCAAGACCTTGTAAAAAACATAGTAGTATGGGACGAGAAACATTTCTTGCAAAAGTTACTTGGGAAAATGAGTGGCCAGTAATTAATCCTGGAATCGGTAAACTGGAAGACAAAGTAACATTACCATTTGAAGAGAGAAGATTTGGAAATGAGTTTAGCAATCATGACCATTTTAACTTTTGGGGTGATAAACTCGATGATAGATTACTCGGTATAATAAAAAGATCAGAGGATATCTATTCTTTATCAGCTAAAGAAGGTTTTTTACGACTTTTTACACGAAAAGAGGTTATTTCGAATAAAGAGAATGCTTCATATTTAGGTATAAGACAAAAAAACTATAAGTTTGATGTAAAAACAGGTATGTGTTTTACTCCACAAACAGAAAATGAAACAGCAGGTCTTGTATTATATCAAAACCACAGTAACAACCTAAGAATGGAAGTTTTAAAATCTGGTGATAAAAACATGTTTCGAATTACTGAACATATTAAAGATATTGATAATTTTATTGCTGAGTCAGAAATTTCAATTAAAGAGAATAGTATAATTGAGATATTTCTTAGAGCCTCTGATCAAAATGCTGAAATATGGATTAAAGAAAAGGATGAAATGATACTTATCAAAAACAATATATCATTATTACCTTATACAACAGAACAAGCTGGAGGATTTGTGGGATGTACAATTGGAATGTATACATCTAGTAATGGTACAAATAGTACAAATTACGCAGATTTTTCATGGTTCTCATACGATGGTAATGATTAATTAAGTAATTAAGATATGTGCGCCTTTTTATATTCCCTAGGTGTACATCTTTTTTCTTGTTTAAAAATTCTTATAAAAGTTGATAAACTATTAAAACCAGAAGATAGAGCTATTTCAGTAATTGTATTTTCTTCATTTTCAAATAAGGATACTGCATAATTAATTCTAGTTTGATTTAAATATTTATGAAAAGTTATATTGTTAAATTGTTTAAATAGCCTAGAAAAATGAAACTTACTAATTCCAGCAACTTTTGAAATATCATCTAGTGTTAAATTTTCAGTACAATTTTTATTAATATAGTCACATACTTCAGCAAATTTTTTTGTATAATTATATTTTTCTGGAGTATAGATTTTTAAGGTTTCTTTATTTTGATTGTTTTTAACATGAATAAAAATATCTAATAATAGGGAGTATGTACTTATCTGAGCCAAAGTTTTATCAAATTTATATTCTGAATTAATCTGTAATACCTTTCTATTAAGATCATTATACATTATAGGATTACTATCAGGGCTAATAGTTAAAAATGGTGTTATATTATCTAAAATTCCATTAAATGCTGAACTATTTTCTAAACCTGACAAATCAGCTTTTACAATAAAAGTATCATCAGATGTTAAGTTTTTTGTAGAGTGTATAACTCCAGGAGAAATAAGCATAACATCTCCTTTTCTTAATATAGTTTCTCCTCCATTTATACGTATAACAAAAGGTTCTCCTATTGTTATGATTATTTTTATTAAATTATCACAATGTGGGGTGAATTTTTCATTAATTTCATTTTGATACGCTTTTGAATAAGTATATGTTGTTGAATAAGCTAAAGAATTCATATGTTTTCCTCATTTAAGTAATTAATTTTCATAAAATAAAGACTTTTAATAATTTGAGGTCTCTATTTTATGAAAGGTTAGTTTTAAATATTATTTAACGATTACCAGATTCTATACCTACCACTTAAAGCAAGCATTGCAAACATGTATAAACAGTTATCATAATAACGTCTCTCCCCTTTTCTTAAGGGTGTGTC
Above is a genomic segment from Thiospirochaeta perfilievii containing:
- a CDS encoding sugar ABC transporter substrate-binding protein, coding for MHARGLKKSSKHSFSVIIPEENQDDGYWSLVIQGIKESRDELKSLGTSVNIYHFDRFSSESCKEAFDKAINDDSIGLLITPVRQSQIKEYLTDCKKPYLFIDSDIPEIKNKLTYIGQDSRKSGMLSAKLMALLVGSNSSANILIIHPYSGSSHLDERIAGFIESIKIYKPRINITTFKMLVDRDEVKNFLKKNITKFDGIFVVNSLVYTIAPLIDSSIPLIGYDIIPQNIHYIEDGTIDFIITQEPKEQGRLGVRTLYDTLILKKEVNSNIIIPMNIITKENLYTF
- a CDS encoding helix-turn-helix domain-containing protein; this translates as MATIKEIADAAGVSVGTVDRILHNRGRFSAETAKKVQILVSEMGYSLTCMLEDLKNHPSTHFL
- a CDS encoding DUF3237 family protein, giving the protein MDNANWQEVIKIDVNITNIEKVESNNSQVVMISFDGTASGEFFNGSILPGAVDTQKQISDKMLSLSARYILSGKDFMDQNCKIFIENNGIVKEGDNIFYATPKILTDSTNLKWLESASLESHVIPHKNGVEVLIFSTQYK
- a CDS encoding alpha/beta hydrolase, which codes for MNSIPTNFKSRNSNVTYGELIKIKYNSTVVGNVREANVILPPNYDPNTKYPVLYLLHGIGGDENEWLGGKPVEVIGNIINSGDVKPMITVIPNVRARKNDSGNPSDIFTKGHFDAFDNFINDLQKDLIPYIKTNYNILEGRENTAIAGLSMGGRESIYIGITLQSIFGYIGAFSPAFGLLEYSNNNVTENGLLNQEGFVLKDEFKDTLIIIIHGDADPVVRDEPFKYHMAFENNGVKHTFKEIPGDMILMSGLMVYISLLNLYINGIYG
- a CDS encoding AraC family transcriptional regulator, with the translated sequence MLIHQLEYFENIKFNNSDFPFILFTSFGLTTHPHWHINSELMYVEKGELTLYINGEPKKCSKGDIFYLPQNYLHSVVTNCSCKYYVLVLGKDLLLSEKDDPILTPIKSIISGEIKTKPIQIQPGNRQHTLLLPIIESIITEDTTAKSFYKIMIKTYVIQLFSLLLRYNSDIQDSNLQPISSRLLDIKRTLDYVTNNYMNKITIESISKNFGLSEQHFSRLFKQFTGKTFIEHLTHYRLEQGKNLLLNTDLPVSRIPELTGFCNPCYFSRVYKNHYGISPTETRKKLMKQQSINI
- a CDS encoding family 43 glycosylhydrolase, coding for MMNNLKQGLNPYLPSWEYIPDGEPYLFEDRIYVYGSHDRFNGHGYCLNDYVCWSAPVNEPQNWRYEGIIYKKTDDPANPDASMCLYAPDVTVGPDGKYYLFYVLDKLPIVSVAVCDKPAGKYKFHGYVHYLDGTKLGEKDGDEPQFDPGVLTEGNTTYLYTGFCSRADKSRSGAMGMALDSDMLTIIEEPKIVVPSQPYSEGSGFEGHEYFEAASIRKIGDTYYFVYSSIVMHELCYATSKNPLKGFEYQGVIVSNNDLHIDTYKKAETPAYYGGNNHGSIVEMNNSWYVFYHRHTNGSNFCRQGCIEKIEVDKNGKIAQVEMTSCGINGGPLVGKGEYPTYIACNLFCDKEAIYAPFNAYMDNRYPIITQDGKDGDEEIGYIGNMMKSATAGFKYFNYKDVKKITLKVRGYCQGNFEIRTEINGPVLATINVDFTNVWKEYTTDINIPNGVHPLYITYAGDGIANLASFILE
- a CDS encoding SGNH/GDSL hydrolase family protein encodes the protein MSGPKAPKDPEKLRPYFYIMRDKEIFGSKQKNGSGIQFIYENDGRLINSAKIVGNIENNDILEKFKTVDGFRDVVHSIGISIEQNNSEEHIEFIFQMYGKKDIYGGGTILSTICRTNGAESRIVLSDIKWMEDDFEPGQIKFIFKKHENIAKATVRLFLNDGYTAPKVQEENDIDFESKNYKKMIERSLVSMGNPSRLIDVINRAKAGEDVTVSYIGGSITQGAGAIPINSSCYPYQSYLGFKTRFGKNDNVKYIKAGVGGTPSELGMIRFDRDVIRDKQFPDIVVVEFAVNDYGDETKGDCYESLVRKILMLPNNPAVILLFSVFANDENLQTRLAPVGELYNLPMVSILDAVTPQFKLTEKDGRVLNKNQFFYDIYHPQNIGHKIMSDCIINLFDKINNLNESNKTKTADNTLELLKQDPAIGKTFENVKLLDRKNSYIKSNITYGGFSGTDKVLQSVEMDDKLEPVPQFPYNWMYEGDKNKSSFKMTISCKALLLVFKDSGETDVAKAKVFVNDNYILTADPHENGWVHCNPIIIINEKTSKEYNVEICIVDGDEDKKFTILGFGYVE
- a CDS encoding glycoside hydrolase family 43 protein, encoding MVSVKNPILRGFYPDPSICRVGKDFYLVNSSFVYFPGVPIFHSRDLAHWEQIGNILDREEQCPFEGSEISKGIFAPTIRYHNGLFYMITTNVSFGGNFIVTAEKPEGPWSDPYYLGAEAQGIDPSLFFDDDGKCYYVGTRPNPEGVRYNGDWEIWIQELDIANMKLVGKSMAIWKGAVKDVIWPEGPHIYKINGYYYLLHAEGGTGPEHAISIARSKELFKWFEGSPRNPIFSHRNLGVDYPVIYVGHGDFVEDGEGNWYIVMLASRPCKKHSSMGRETFLAKVTWENEWPVINPGIGKLEDKVTLPFEERRFGNEFSNHDHFNFWGDKLDDRLLGIIKRSEDIYSLSAKEGFLRLFTRKEVISNKENASYLGIRQKNYKFDVKTGMCFTPQTENETAGLVLYQNHSNNLRMEVLKSGDKNMFRITEHIKDIDNFIAESEISIKENSIIEIFLRASDQNAEIWIKEKDEMILIKNNISLLPYTTEQAGGFVGCTIGMYTSSNGTNSTNYADFSWFSYDGND
- a CDS encoding AraC family transcriptional regulator; translation: MNSLAYSTTYTYSKAYQNEINEKFTPHCDNLIKIIITIGEPFVIRINGGETILRKGDVMLISPGVIHSTKNLTSDDTFIVKADLSGLENSSAFNGILDNITPFLTISPDSNPIMYNDLNRKVLQINSEYKFDKTLAQISTYSLLLDIFIHVKNNQNKETLKIYTPEKYNYTKKFAEVCDYINKNCTENLTLDDISKVAGISKFHFSRLFKQFNNITFHKYLNQTRINYAVSLFENEENTITEIALSSGFNSLSTFIRIFKQEKRCTPREYKKAHIS